A genomic stretch from Streptosporangium album includes:
- a CDS encoding ABC transporter ATP-binding protein gives MAMGGGFGPQAMRSLRRDSSVTKERLAPGTVRRIARYARPFSRHIAAFLTLVVVGSGIVIANPLLMKAIIDNGITPKRPGLVVTLAVVIAVLAVADAALTLGQRWFSARVGEGLIYNLRTEVFDHVQRMPVAFFMRTQTGALVSRLNTDVIGAQRALTSTLSSVVSNVVMLVLVLGAMLVLSWQITLVALVLLPIFIFPAKWVGRKMSGLTRRQMELDAEMSSMMTERFNVAGAMVAKLYGRPDEEAVAFGGRAGQVRDVGVTVGMYGTVFRVALGLVAALATALVYGAGGLLAVGGVFELGTLVALAALLMRLYGPLTSLSNVHVDVMTALVSFDRVFEVLDLSPMVAERPDARAVPDGAASVEFDDVRFRYPGSSEVSLASLEAVARPDTGPGQEVLRGVTFTARPGEMIALVGHSGAGKTTITSLVSRLYDVNEGAVRINGLDVREATFDSLRDTVGVVMQDAHLFHDTIGANLAYARPEATEEEMWDALRAAQIAHLVEELPEGLETVVGDRGYRLSGGEKQRLALARLLLKAPRVVVLDEATAHLDSESEAAVQQALKSALTGRTSLVIAHRLSTIREADQILVVQDGRIVERGRHEELLARGAVYAELYRTQFSTQS, from the coding sequence ATGGCAATGGGTGGTGGGTTCGGCCCGCAGGCGATGCGCTCGCTGAGGCGTGACAGCTCGGTGACGAAGGAGCGTCTGGCGCCCGGCACGGTCCGGCGCATCGCTCGATACGCACGGCCGTTCTCGCGGCACATCGCGGCCTTCCTGACGCTCGTCGTGGTCGGTTCGGGCATCGTGATCGCCAATCCGCTGCTGATGAAGGCGATCATCGACAATGGGATCACCCCGAAGAGGCCCGGGCTGGTGGTCACCCTCGCGGTGGTCATCGCGGTCCTGGCGGTGGCCGACGCGGCGCTGACCCTGGGCCAGCGCTGGTTCTCGGCGCGGGTCGGTGAGGGCCTGATCTACAACCTGCGCACCGAGGTCTTCGACCACGTGCAGCGGATGCCGGTGGCGTTCTTCATGCGGACCCAGACCGGCGCCCTGGTCTCCCGGCTGAACACCGATGTGATCGGCGCGCAGCGGGCGCTGACCAGCACGTTGTCGTCGGTCGTGTCCAACGTGGTCATGCTGGTTCTGGTGCTCGGCGCCATGCTGGTGCTGTCCTGGCAGATCACCCTTGTCGCCCTGGTGCTGCTGCCGATCTTCATCTTCCCCGCCAAGTGGGTCGGCAGGAAGATGTCCGGGCTCACCCGCCGGCAGATGGAGCTCGACGCGGAGATGAGCTCCATGATGACCGAGCGGTTCAACGTCGCCGGCGCCATGGTGGCCAAGCTGTACGGCAGGCCCGACGAGGAGGCCGTGGCCTTCGGCGGCAGGGCCGGGCAGGTGCGCGACGTCGGCGTCACCGTCGGGATGTACGGGACGGTGTTCCGGGTCGCCCTCGGCCTGGTCGCGGCGCTGGCCACCGCCCTGGTGTACGGCGCGGGTGGCCTGCTGGCCGTCGGCGGCGTCTTCGAGCTCGGCACCCTGGTCGCCCTCGCCGCCCTCCTGATGCGGCTGTACGGTCCGCTGACCAGCCTGTCCAACGTGCATGTCGACGTGATGACCGCGCTGGTCAGCTTCGACCGGGTCTTCGAGGTCCTCGACCTGTCGCCGATGGTGGCCGAGAGGCCGGACGCCCGGGCCGTTCCGGACGGGGCGGCCTCGGTCGAGTTCGACGACGTCCGGTTCCGCTACCCCGGTTCCTCGGAGGTGTCGCTGGCCTCGTTGGAGGCGGTGGCCCGGCCCGACACCGGGCCTGGTCAGGAGGTGCTGCGCGGCGTCACCTTCACCGCCCGTCCGGGTGAGATGATCGCGCTGGTCGGTCACTCCGGTGCGGGCAAGACGACCATCACGAGCCTGGTCTCCCGGCTCTACGACGTCAACGAGGGCGCGGTCCGGATCAACGGCCTGGACGTGCGCGAGGCCACCTTCGACTCCCTGCGCGACACCGTGGGCGTGGTCATGCAGGACGCCCATCTGTTCCACGACACCATCGGTGCCAACCTCGCTTATGCCCGGCCGGAGGCCACCGAGGAGGAGATGTGGGACGCGCTGCGTGCCGCGCAGATCGCCCATCTGGTCGAGGAGCTGCCCGAGGGCCTGGAGACGGTGGTGGGCGACCGGGGGTACCGGCTGTCGGGCGGGGAGAAACAGCGTCTGGCCCTGGCCAGGTTGCTGCTCAAGGCCCCCCGGGTGGTCGTGCTCGACGAGGCCACCGCGCACCTGGACTCCGAGTCCGAGGCGGCGGTCCAGCAGGCGCTGAAGAGCGCGCTGACCGGGCGGACCTCGCTGGTCATCGCGCACCGGTTGTCGACCATCCGTGAGGCGGACCAGATCCTGGTGGTGCAGGACGGCCGGATCGTGGAGCGTGGCCGCCATGAGGAGCTGCTGGCCAGGGGGGCGGTCTACGCCGAGCTCTACCGCACCCAGTTCAGCACGCAGTCGTGA
- a CDS encoding enoyl-CoA hydratase/isomerase family protein, translating into MAEVAFGGKAGKISLEEVGLRFEVDGEIATITLDRPGRRNAQTFATWSALAQIGDTLPQQVRVVVIRGEGPSFSAGIDLRMFTPEGVPGQGSFASSATLDDSTFEQRIAQAQQGFLWLRRPEIVSVAAVQGHAIGAGFQLALACDVRVLADDAKLCMKEPALGLVPDLTGTKPLVDLVGLSRAVEICLTARTVGAEEAARVGLAELVVAPQDLAGAVADLAAALLATNRDAATATKRLLQGASGRTLEEQCAAERREQVVRVKSLFAGS; encoded by the coding sequence ATGGCGGAAGTGGCGTTCGGGGGGAAGGCGGGGAAGATCTCCCTCGAGGAGGTCGGTCTGCGCTTCGAGGTGGACGGCGAGATCGCGACGATCACGCTGGACCGGCCAGGCAGAAGGAACGCGCAGACGTTCGCGACCTGGTCGGCGCTGGCTCAGATCGGTGACACCCTGCCGCAGCAGGTAAGGGTCGTCGTGATCAGAGGTGAGGGGCCGTCTTTCTCGGCAGGCATCGACCTGCGGATGTTCACCCCCGAGGGGGTTCCCGGTCAGGGCTCGTTCGCGTCTTCGGCGACACTCGACGACTCGACCTTCGAGCAACGGATAGCGCAGGCCCAGCAGGGGTTCCTGTGGCTGCGACGCCCCGAGATCGTCTCGGTCGCAGCCGTGCAGGGACACGCGATCGGTGCCGGGTTCCAGCTTGCGCTCGCCTGCGACGTGCGGGTTCTGGCCGACGACGCCAAGCTGTGCATGAAGGAACCCGCGCTGGGTCTGGTCCCCGACCTGACCGGCACCAAACCGCTCGTCGACCTCGTGGGCCTGTCCCGTGCGGTCGAGATCTGCCTCACGGCCCGCACCGTGGGGGCGGAGGAGGCGGCCAGGGTCGGCCTGGCGGAGCTGGTCGTCGCCCCGCAGGATCTGGCGGGAGCCGTGGCCGACCTGGCCGCGGCGCTGCTGGCCACCAACAGGGACGCCGCGACGGCGACCAAGCGGCTGCTCCAGGGCGCCTCCGGGCGCACCCTGGAGGAGCAGTGCGCCGCCGAACGGCGTGAGCAGGTCGTGCGGGTCAAATCGCTGTTCGCCGGAAGCTGA
- a CDS encoding helix-turn-helix domain-containing protein: MAETLKKGTRVTGADRDKLAADLKKRYSAGESIRALAASTGRSYGFIHRILSESGVTLRGRGGATRGKSKR; encoded by the coding sequence GTGGCCGAGACTCTTAAGAAAGGCACCCGGGTGACCGGGGCCGATCGCGACAAACTGGCCGCCGATCTGAAGAAACGCTACAGCGCGGGTGAGAGCATCCGGGCGCTGGCGGCTTCGACCGGCCGGTCGTACGGCTTCATCCACCGCATCCTGAGCGAGTCCGGTGTGACTCTGCGCGGGCGCGGTGGCGCAACCCGAGGTAAGTCGAAGCGCTGA
- a CDS encoding ABC-F family ATP-binding cassette domain-containing protein, which translates to MIVASDIELRAGARLLIEGASFRVNPGDKIGLVGRNGAGKTTLTRVLAGEGMPASGTVTTSGAVGYLPQDPRTGDLQVLARDRILSARGLDEVLRELREAEVGMASADERTRDRAVRAYGRLEDRLHVLGGYSAESEAASIASSLGLPDRVLGQPLETLSGGQRRRVELARILFSGAETLLLDEPTNHLDADSIGWLRDFLRSHQGGLIIISHDVGLLEATVNRVLHLDANRAAIDTYNVGWKTYLAQRETDEKRRKRERANAEKQASVLMSQADKMRAKATKAKAAQDMQRRAERLLSGLEVERRSDKVAKLRFPEPAPCGRTPITAEALSKSYGSLEVFTDVDAAVDKGTRVVILGLNGAGKTTLLRILGGIEQPDTGAVKPGHGLKLGYYAQEHETIDPGRTVLENMRSAGGTLADVELRKVLGSFLFTGDDVDKPAGVLSGGEKTRLALATLVLSAANVLLLDEPTNNLDPASREQVLSALRSYSGAIVLVTHDEGAVEALQPDRVILLPDGVEDAWSDEFSDLVALA; encoded by the coding sequence ATGATCGTAGCTTCTGACATCGAACTGCGGGCCGGGGCCCGGCTGCTCATCGAGGGTGCGTCGTTCCGGGTGAATCCCGGCGACAAGATCGGGCTCGTCGGCCGTAACGGCGCCGGTAAGACCACCCTGACCAGGGTGCTCGCGGGTGAGGGCATGCCCGCCAGTGGCACCGTCACCACCAGTGGGGCCGTGGGCTACCTTCCGCAGGACCCCCGCACCGGTGACCTGCAGGTGCTCGCCCGTGACCGCATCCTGTCCGCGCGGGGGCTGGATGAGGTGCTCAGGGAGCTGCGTGAGGCCGAGGTCGGCATGGCGTCGGCGGACGAACGCACGCGGGATCGCGCGGTGCGCGCCTACGGGCGGCTGGAGGATCGGCTGCATGTGCTGGGCGGGTATTCGGCCGAGTCGGAGGCGGCTTCGATCGCCTCCAGCCTCGGGTTGCCCGACCGGGTGCTGGGCCAGCCGCTGGAGACTCTGTCGGGAGGGCAGCGCAGACGGGTCGAGCTGGCACGCATTCTTTTCAGCGGAGCGGAGACTCTCCTTCTTGACGAGCCGACAAACCACCTCGATGCAGACTCAATCGGGTGGCTTCGTGATTTTTTACGCTCGCATCAGGGCGGCTTGATCATTATTAGCCACGACGTCGGTCTTCTTGAAGCGACGGTAAACCGGGTCCTGCACCTGGACGCCAACCGTGCCGCGATCGACACCTACAACGTGGGCTGGAAGACCTATCTGGCCCAGCGGGAGACCGACGAGAAGCGTAGAAAGCGCGAGCGTGCCAACGCCGAGAAGCAGGCCTCGGTGCTGATGTCGCAGGCCGACAAGATGCGGGCCAAGGCCACCAAAGCCAAGGCGGCGCAGGACATGCAGCGTCGTGCCGAGCGTCTGCTCTCCGGTCTGGAGGTCGAGCGGCGCAGTGACAAGGTGGCCAAGCTGCGCTTCCCGGAGCCCGCGCCCTGTGGGCGCACCCCGATCACCGCGGAGGCCCTGTCGAAGTCCTACGGTTCGCTGGAGGTCTTCACCGATGTGGACGCGGCCGTGGACAAGGGGACCAGGGTCGTCATCCTGGGCCTGAACGGTGCGGGCAAGACCACGCTGCTGCGCATCCTGGGGGGCATCGAGCAGCCCGACACCGGTGCCGTCAAGCCGGGCCACGGGCTCAAGCTGGGTTACTACGCCCAGGAGCACGAGACGATCGACCCGGGCCGGACGGTTCTGGAGAACATGCGCTCGGCGGGGGGAACGCTCGCCGACGTCGAGCTCCGCAAGGTTCTGGGCTCGTTCCTGTTCACCGGGGACGATGTGGACAAGCCGGCCGGAGTGCTCTCCGGAGGGGAGAAGACCCGGCTGGCCCTGGCCACCCTGGTGCTGTCGGCGGCCAACGTCCTGCTCCTTGACGAGCCCACCAACAACCTTGATCCGGCGAGTAGAGAGCAAGTACTTTCGGCGCTAAGGTCCTATTCTGGGGCGATTGTGCTCGTCACGCACGATGAGGGTGCTGTCGAGGCTCTACAACCAGATAGGGTGATCTTGCTGCCTGACGGAGTTGAAGACGCGTGGAGCGATGAATTTTCCGATCTTGTGGCACTTGCCTGA
- a CDS encoding acVLRF1 family peptidyl-tRNA hydrolase codes for MSSRPAKGGGRWVLVGPERLGRWVDGFAERHGPPDVTAADEVVRLQGADGAVAELRVPFPPLTSSGGGPLARLITHARRERRVGVLLVRLGGHAAGIFQGDVLVSSKVGSRLVHGRSAAGGWSQQRFARRRENQAGQAHEAAAEVALRVLGPCVAELEAVVLGGDRRAVDALRSDRRLAAVFALEAGPFLAVPDPRLAVLSGTPAQFRAVHIRVIDPG; via the coding sequence ATGAGCTCACGACCTGCCAAGGGAGGGGGGCGCTGGGTCCTGGTGGGGCCGGAGCGCCTCGGCCGCTGGGTGGACGGCTTCGCCGAGCGGCATGGTCCGCCGGATGTGACGGCCGCCGACGAGGTCGTGCGGCTTCAGGGCGCCGATGGCGCCGTAGCCGAACTCCGGGTGCCGTTTCCGCCGCTGACCTCTTCGGGGGGCGGGCCGCTGGCCCGTCTCATCACCCATGCGCGCAGGGAGCGCAGGGTCGGCGTGCTGCTGGTACGGCTTGGCGGCCATGCGGCCGGGATCTTCCAGGGTGACGTGCTGGTCTCCTCGAAGGTGGGGTCGCGGCTGGTCCACGGCCGGAGTGCGGCGGGGGGCTGGTCCCAGCAGCGGTTCGCCCGGCGTAGGGAGAACCAGGCCGGTCAGGCGCATGAGGCGGCGGCCGAGGTGGCGCTGCGGGTCCTCGGCCCGTGCGTGGCCGAGTTGGAGGCGGTGGTCTTGGGGGGCGACCGGCGGGCGGTGGACGCCCTGAGGTCTGATCGCAGGCTCGCTGCGGTCTTCGCGCTGGAGGCCGGGCCTTTCCTGGCGGTGCCCGATCCCCGGCTGGCCGTGCTCTCCGGCACGCCCGCCCAGTTCCGCGCGGTCCACATCAGGGTGATCGACCCCGGTTAA
- a CDS encoding EAL domain-containing protein: MASRTHLSPASAAGAVNITPIVDLDTGGVIALQAVGEHHGTIASLTETLLRAAGSELLLPLVIGLPTETVIGGPAALAPLHEALRMSGRRPREVILVLRGGFSGTERRPLITGLDGLRAIGYLIAVGDLGTGHIPMDLLTDAAPYLAVLSPDLMARITQDPRRAALAEALARLARDVGAHVLAPGVTQEAQLTAVRSWGVRLAQGPLLTPGPSGRIRVPLPSVEEEPARILHGPRVQEFLLPAATLPYEATAEEAAGAFGGEPSITSVILVDEYQRPKASLDRSRFLLSIAGRFGHALHGKKPAARLAEPARTVPKTTSAIAAMQVAGRDADRVYDDLVVVDEFGRCMGIVRMSDLIRQMAVER, from the coding sequence GTGGCGAGCCGAACGCACCTCTCCCCGGCCTCCGCGGCCGGCGCCGTGAACATCACACCGATCGTCGACCTCGACACGGGGGGCGTCATCGCCCTCCAAGCCGTCGGGGAGCACCACGGCACCATCGCCTCCCTCACCGAAACCCTCCTCCGCGCCGCCGGAAGCGAACTCCTGCTCCCGCTGGTGATCGGCCTGCCGACAGAGACGGTGATCGGCGGCCCGGCCGCGCTGGCGCCGCTCCACGAAGCGCTACGGATGTCGGGACGGCGACCCCGGGAAGTGATCCTCGTACTCCGCGGCGGCTTCTCCGGCACCGAACGGCGACCGCTGATCACCGGCCTGGACGGACTCCGCGCCATCGGCTACCTGATCGCGGTCGGCGATCTCGGAACGGGCCACATCCCGATGGACCTGCTCACCGACGCGGCCCCCTACCTGGCGGTGCTCTCCCCCGACCTCATGGCGCGGATCACCCAGGACCCGCGCCGCGCGGCGCTCGCGGAGGCACTGGCCAGGCTCGCCCGCGACGTGGGCGCCCACGTCCTGGCCCCGGGTGTGACGCAGGAGGCGCAGCTGACCGCCGTACGGAGCTGGGGAGTACGGCTGGCGCAGGGGCCGCTGCTGACCCCGGGGCCCTCCGGCCGGATCAGAGTGCCGCTCCCCTCCGTCGAGGAGGAGCCGGCCCGGATCCTTCACGGGCCTCGTGTCCAGGAGTTCCTCCTGCCCGCGGCGACCCTCCCCTACGAGGCCACCGCCGAGGAGGCCGCCGGCGCCTTCGGCGGCGAGCCCTCCATCACCAGCGTGATCCTGGTGGACGAGTACCAGCGCCCGAAGGCGAGCCTGGATCGCAGCCGCTTCCTGCTGTCCATCGCCGGCCGCTTCGGGCACGCCCTGCACGGCAAGAAGCCCGCCGCACGCCTGGCGGAGCCCGCCCGCACGGTCCCCAAGACCACTTCTGCGATCGCCGCCATGCAGGTCGCCGGGCGTGACGCCGACCGCGTATACGACGACCTGGTGGTCGTGGACGAGTTCGGCCGCTGCATGGGCATCGTCCGGATGTCCGACCTGATCCGCCAGATGGCCGTCGAGCGGTAG
- a CDS encoding siderophore-interacting protein: MAEGKPARKTTRGEVRRVEQLTPHMIRVVLGGDGLAGFGAGEFTDHYVKLLFPPPGVSYPVPFDLEAIKRDLPHDQWPTTRTYTVRAWDPEAGELTLDFVYHGDNGLAGPWAARVRPGDEIHFFGPGGAYTPDPQAGWHLLVGDESALPAIAASLERLPAGVRAHVFLEVAGPQEEQPLDSPGDAEIVWLHRGEAPVGEVLVAAVRELDFPEGPLHAFVHGEAGFVKELRRHLRTERGIPLSQLSISGYWRLGRDDEAWRSSKKEWNRQIEEEEAAALPG, encoded by the coding sequence ATGGCAGAGGGCAAGCCTGCGCGTAAGACGACCCGCGGTGAGGTGAGGCGGGTGGAGCAGCTCACCCCGCACATGATCCGGGTGGTCCTCGGGGGCGACGGGCTCGCCGGTTTCGGAGCGGGCGAGTTCACCGACCACTATGTGAAGCTGCTGTTCCCCCCGCCCGGGGTGAGCTATCCGGTGCCGTTCGACCTGGAGGCGATCAAGCGTGATCTGCCCCACGACCAGTGGCCCACCACCCGCACCTACACCGTCCGCGCGTGGGACCCGGAGGCGGGCGAGCTGACGCTCGACTTCGTCTACCACGGCGACAACGGCCTCGCCGGACCCTGGGCGGCGCGGGTACGGCCCGGCGACGAGATCCACTTCTTCGGCCCCGGCGGTGCCTACACACCTGACCCGCAGGCCGGCTGGCACCTGCTCGTGGGTGACGAGAGCGCGCTGCCGGCCATCGCCGCCTCCCTGGAGCGCCTGCCGGCCGGCGTCCGGGCCCACGTGTTCCTGGAGGTGGCCGGCCCGCAGGAGGAGCAGCCGCTCGACTCCCCCGGCGACGCCGAAATCGTCTGGCTGCACCGGGGCGAGGCGCCGGTCGGCGAGGTGCTGGTCGCGGCCGTGCGCGAACTCGACTTCCCCGAGGGCCCCCTGCACGCCTTCGTCCACGGAGAGGCCGGCTTCGTCAAGGAGCTCCGCCGCCACCTGCGGACCGAACGCGGCATCCCCCTGTCGCAGCTGTCCATCTCCGGCTACTGGCGCCTGGGCCGTGACGACGAGGCGTGGCGCTCCTCCAAGAAGGAGTGGAACCGGCAGATCGAGGAGGAGGAGGCCGCGGCGCTGCCGGGGTGA
- a CDS encoding ArsR/SmtB family transcription factor, whose protein sequence is MSRPLYQLKAEFFKTLGHPSRIRVLELLSERDHSVAEMLPEVGIEPAHLSQQLAVLRRANLVVSRKEGSGVYYSLTSPDVAELLRMTRSILTGMLSGQAELLEDLRASARGDGADTPAR, encoded by the coding sequence GTGAGCAGGCCGCTCTACCAGTTGAAGGCCGAGTTCTTCAAGACTCTGGGGCACCCTTCGCGTATCCGGGTGCTGGAGCTGCTCAGCGAGCGCGACCACTCGGTCGCGGAGATGCTGCCCGAGGTGGGCATCGAGCCCGCGCACCTGTCACAGCAGCTGGCGGTGCTGCGCCGCGCCAACCTCGTGGTCTCGCGCAAGGAGGGCTCCGGCGTCTACTACTCGCTCACCAGCCCCGACGTGGCCGAGCTTCTCAGGATGACGCGATCGATCCTCACCGGCATGCTCTCGGGGCAGGCCGAACTCCTGGAGGATCTGCGGGCCTCGGCCCGCGGGGACGGTGCGGACACGCCGGCCAGGTGA
- a CDS encoding ArsR/SmtB family transcription factor, whose protein sequence is MPVPLYQAKAEFFRTLGHPVRIRVLELLQDGPLPVRDLLSAIDIEASSLSQQLAVLRRAGIVAATREGTTVIYNLSTPDVAELMVTARWILAELLAGQGELLAELRAEAHG, encoded by the coding sequence ATGCCGGTCCCGCTGTACCAGGCCAAGGCCGAGTTCTTCCGCACGCTTGGGCATCCGGTCCGCATCCGGGTGCTGGAGCTGCTGCAGGACGGCCCCCTGCCGGTACGGGATCTCCTGAGCGCGATCGACATCGAAGCCTCCAGCCTCTCCCAGCAGCTGGCCGTGCTACGCCGCGCGGGGATCGTGGCCGCCACGCGCGAGGGGACCACCGTCATATATAACTTGTCCACTCCTGATGTGGCGGAACTGATGGTCACCGCCCGATGGATCCTGGCCGAGCTGCTGGCCGGTCAGGGAGAGTTGCTGGCCGAGTTGCGGGCCGAGGCCCACGGGTGA
- a CDS encoding DUF3073 family protein, whose product MGRGRAKAKQTKVARELKYGSHDIDLARLREELSAGDRLARNDEADTPAEESADR is encoded by the coding sequence ATGGGGCGGGGTCGAGCCAAGGCTAAGCAGACGAAGGTGGCCCGTGAGCTGAAGTACGGCAGCCACGACATCGACCTGGCGCGGTTGCGCGAGGAGCTCAGCGCCGGTGACCGTCTCGCGCGAAACGACGAGGCCGACACCCCCGCTGAGGAGTCGGCCGACCGGTAG
- the hisG gene encoding ATP phosphoribosyltransferase, giving the protein MLRLAVPNKGALTEAAQTMLKEAGYRARTDSKELVVVDPENSCELFFLRPKDIAVYVGEGTLDAGITGRDMLHDSGARVEEILPLGFGRSTFRFAADPGAFSSVTDLKGKRIATSYAGLLEAYLTEQGVEARVIKLDGAVETAVRLGVADAVADVVETGTTLRNIGLEVFGEPITRSEAVLIKGAGGVETQGLQQLVRRLQGVLVARDYVMMDYDIRAERIEEAIALTPGMEGPTVSPLHREGWVAVRAMVPRKGHQQVMDQLWEMGAKAILVTAIFACRL; this is encoded by the coding sequence ATGCTCCGTCTCGCCGTTCCCAACAAGGGCGCCCTCACCGAGGCCGCCCAGACGATGCTCAAGGAAGCCGGATACCGCGCGCGCACGGACAGCAAGGAGCTCGTGGTCGTCGACCCCGAAAACTCCTGTGAGCTGTTCTTCCTGCGCCCGAAGGACATCGCCGTCTACGTCGGCGAGGGCACACTCGACGCCGGGATCACCGGCCGCGACATGCTCCACGACTCCGGCGCGCGGGTCGAGGAGATCCTGCCCCTCGGCTTCGGCAGGTCCACCTTCCGCTTCGCCGCCGACCCGGGTGCGTTCTCCTCGGTCACCGACCTCAAGGGCAAGCGCATCGCCACCTCCTACGCCGGCCTGCTGGAGGCCTACCTCACCGAGCAGGGGGTCGAGGCCCGGGTGATCAAGCTGGACGGCGCGGTCGAGACCGCCGTCCGGCTGGGCGTGGCCGACGCCGTGGCCGATGTCGTGGAGACCGGCACCACACTGCGCAACATCGGGCTGGAGGTGTTCGGCGAGCCGATCACCCGCTCCGAAGCCGTGCTGATCAAGGGGGCCGGCGGTGTGGAGACCCAGGGGCTGCAACAGCTCGTCCGCCGCCTGCAGGGCGTGCTGGTGGCACGTGACTACGTGATGATGGACTACGACATCCGGGCCGAGCGGATCGAGGAGGCCATCGCCCTCACCCCGGGCATGGAGGGACCCACGGTCTCCCCGCTGCACCGGGAGGGCTGGGTCGCGGTCCGCGCCATGGTGCCGCGCAAGGGGCACCAGCAGGTGATGGACCAGCTCTGGGAGATGGGGGCGAAGGCCATTCTGGTCACCGCCATCTTCGCCTGCCGTCTCTGA
- a CDS encoding phosphoribosyl-ATP diphosphatase, whose product MKTFEELYAELSDKARTRPEGSGTVAALDAGVHAIGKKVVEEAAESWMAAEHESNERAAEEISQLLYHVQVLMISKGIGLDEVYKHL is encoded by the coding sequence ATGAAGACCTTCGAAGAGCTGTACGCCGAGCTGTCCGACAAGGCGCGCACCCGGCCCGAGGGTTCGGGGACCGTGGCCGCGCTGGACGCCGGGGTCCATGCCATCGGCAAGAAGGTCGTGGAGGAGGCCGCCGAGAGCTGGATGGCGGCCGAGCACGAGTCGAACGAGCGGGCCGCCGAGGAGATCTCCCAGCTCCTCTACCACGTGCAGGTTCTCATGATCTCCAAAGGGATCGGGCTGGACGAGGTCTACAAGCATCTGTGA